In Acanthopagrus latus isolate v.2019 chromosome 17, fAcaLat1.1, whole genome shotgun sequence, the following are encoded in one genomic region:
- the si:dkeyp-69b9.6 gene encoding zinc finger protein 865 isoform X3: MFQFGKYNLDIIEMLSGHQAHQFKGLGLDRQLQHQQQVQLHQHQLQQQQQQQAESSGALLSGLGLGPLQGSRGYHDDHRSQGNPSPCYSGASPCGSGMAGPALRKAPLAPTLHPHSQSHSQHHHPQQQPHLPLSSLLDDSEDDVTSSVNNAISAITAASNSGNRGDDRGDIIGGLLGGLGLGPLGSPSSTSGMDKNFRGVGNQEAMSSNPQNPAAKPKRPRKPRAKKDPAPGGPQAPKRRQYTPRMGPSGLPRTHLCSVCGKGFARRETLRRHDRIHTGEKPHHCTVCGKYFREAFHLSKHQTVHSGAKNYKCSICGKEFGYSQSLRRHSKLHQKGEMEEVPTTPAAENLNSFNPNPQCSVAQDRSQNQAPSTSSYYYSQDVKPQDTNPQPQPPPPPPQPQPPTPPRLYTCAICWKSFRHHFHLTAHHQTVHENGGEKLFCCEVCGKAFAYSNSLTRHRQSQHGMTRTEPSNPQEGSSGSGDNRGGSDVNQSASESEAATNALLQMAPSAEAHGGQGLSVVTHGHQQPPPQPPAGYSPLFYDAAHSSASSAPSYSQPLPPNSTIMAPQHPHSPAGVKGEHIYPAGSRSRTLHTTAPFQPLTELPSTEHHHLHHHLHHSHHHSHHQSGAQPHQHLDCSIQLSQDDMRRHKKKKKKSNRKDWRENKWQSQDLVRFDGSRKKRKISCTIRGQSNKKQGSLRLTIRRGGGSGGGGYKLVNTGGMKVQILSSLKVPVKRFGCPMCPNSVFSRKAGLLVHMAVKHPQKASTTQERLRCSVCGKQSHRPLAAFIHRASHRAKGTFSCRRCSIRFWNATLLHRHKVSCRRKAKGLQRGDAKRLKLSKRPGERQTQEGEGEIPYLQGPYRY, translated from the coding sequence GCTACCATGACGACCACCGTTCTCAAGGTAATCCATCTCCATGCTACTCTGGTGCCTCCCCCTGTGGAAGTGGGATGGCGGGCCCAGCTCTGAGAAAGGCACCCCTGGCCCCAACACTGCATCCACACTCACAGAGCCACAGCCAGCACCACCATCCGCAGCAACAGCCACACCTGCCCCTTTCTTCTCTACTGGATGACTCAGAGGATGATGTCACTAGCTCTGTCAATAATGCAATCTCTGCTATAACAGCGGCTAGTAACAGTGGAAATAGAGGGGATGATAGGGGAGACATCATAGGAGGTCTTCTAGGTGGTCTTGGTTTAGGTCCTCTGGGCTCACCATCATCAACATCTGGTATGGATAAGAATTTCAGAGGTGTGGGGAACCAGGAGGCTATGAGCAGCAACCCACAGAATCCTGCTGCCAAACCAAAACGTCCCCGCAAACCAAGAGCTAAGAAAGATCCTGCACCTGGTGGACCCCAGGCCCCCAAACGTAGGCAATACACCCCCAGAATGGGTCCCAGTGGGCTACCACGCACTCACCTCTGCAGTGTCTGTGGTAAGGGATTTGCACGTCGCGAGACCCTACGTAGGCATGACCGCATCCATACTGGAGAAAAGCCCCATCACTGCACTGTTTGTGGAAAGTATTTTAGAGAGGCTTTCCATCTCAGCAAGCATCAAACAGTCCACTCTGGGGCAAAGAATTACAAATGCAGCATCTGTGGGAAAGAGTTTGGTTACTCCCAGAGCCTCAGGAGGCATAGCAAACTCCACCAGAAAGGGGAGATGGAAGAGGTGCCCACAACACCAGCTGCGGAGAACCTTAACAGCTTTAACCCAAACCCTCAATGTAGCGTGGCCCAAGACAGGAGCCAAAACCAAGCACCAAGCACCTCCTCCTATTACTACTCTCAAGACGTCAAGCCTCAAGACACCAACCCCCAGCCACAGCCGCCTCCACCCCCGCCTCAACCACAGCCCCCAACTCCTCCTCGACTCTACACTTGTGCTATATGTTGGAAGTCGTTCCGCCATCACTTCCATCTGACTGCCCATCACCAGACGGTTCATGAAAATGGAGGTGAAAAGCTCTTCTGCTGCGAGGTGTGTGGGAAAGCATTTGCTTACTCTAATAGCCTCACTCGACATAGGCAGTCGCAGCATGGAATGACCCGCACTGAACCGTCTAACCCACAAGAAGGTAGCAGTGGGTCTGGAGACAACAGAGGTGGGAGCGATGTTAATCAGTCAGCATCAGAGAGTGAGGCTGCCACCAATGCCCTGCTACAGATGGCTCCTTCTGCAGAAGCCCATGGAGGGCAGGGTCTTAGTGTTGTCACTCATGGCCACCAGCAGCCACCCCCACAACCACCAGCTGGTTACTCTCCTCTCTTTTATGATGCAGCCCATTCTTCAGCCTCTAGTGCTCCATCTTATTCGCAGCCTCTGCCTCCAAACTCAACGATCATGGCCCCCCAGCACCCTCATTCCCCAGCCGGGGTGAAAGGAGAACACATATATCCAGCTGGATCCCGTAGCCGTACGCTTCACACCACAGCCCCGTTCCAGCCCCTTACGGAACTGCCCTCCACTGAACATCATCATCtgcatcatcatcttcatcactccCACCATCATTCTCATCATCAGTCAGGTGCCCAGCCCCACCAACACCTTGACTGCAGCATCCAATTATCACAGGATGACATGAGGcgacacaagaagaaaaaaaaaaagtccaacagGAAAGattggagggaaaataaatggCAATCCCAAGATTTAGTCAGATTCGATGGaagcagaaagaagagaaagataagTTGTACAATAAGAGGGCAGTCGAATAAAAAACAAGGCTCTCTTCGTTTGACAATTaggcgaggaggaggatcagGTGGTGGTGGGTATAAGCTTGTCAACACTGGGGGGATGAAGGTGCAGATCCTGTCGTCTCTCAAAGTCCCTGTGAAACGCTTTGGCTGTCCTATGTGCCCCAATTCTGTGTTTTCCCGTAAAGCGGGACTGCTAGTCCACATGGCAGTAAAACACCCACAAAAAGCCTCGACCACTCAGGAGCGACTAAGGTGCAGCGTATGTGGGAAGCAGTCCCACAGGCCTTTGGCAGCCTTCATCCATCGGGCTTCCCATCGTGCCAAGGGGACTTTCTCCTGCCGACGCTGCTCCATTCGCTTCTGGAATGCAACACTTCTCCACAGGCACAAGGTATCCTGCCGCCGCAAGGCTAAAGGACTGCAGCGAGGAGATGCTAAGAGGCTGAAGCTTTCAAAAAGgccaggagagagacagacccAGGAGGGTGAGGGGGAGATACCATACCTACAGGGACCATACAGATATTGA